One Sphaerisporangium krabiense DNA segment encodes these proteins:
- a CDS encoding serine/threonine-protein kinase, which yields MTSETARETMERLGPYRLLRRLGEGGMGIVHLSLDEEGRQVAVKVLHPHVAADLKARDRLTREVETMRRVRSPRVAAVLDAELVGRTPYIVTRFAPGRTLEETVLTDGPLPAAGVVRLARGLCEALIAIHAADVIHRDIKPANVMLVDGDPLVIDFGIAHLVNATRLTQTGMFVGTPGYLAPEIIRDEEITQAADVHALAATVFFGATGKPPYGTGSFESVCYNIMEGRANIDQAPVWLRGWLRAALAVEPGSRPDARRLLAMSRSLDPTLTALQETPARGGDTRKLGGSPGNGQSAGRVRGVMAPPAPGADDRTRALDEGAPVLGDGTRVLDDGTRVLGDGTRVLSDGTRVLDEAAVEEGPRTTREKLAKDDSFSDLLPPVRYAEPERRRGRVTASASSPPATSPPPAPPPASPAAFAPPPAYPPAPYGPPPYPDQRVAYPPPPPAPGATRGSAPPPTAPRPYQPEPYRPDPRRGPEGEARPDRPRYRAGHPVLAAALLVVAVTGARLLPVLVGVFMVVVVLCLRVGENLWGDLAERRSVRGSSASDPLLAVLGTPWALVKATLATIVITPLAAMLGVCVWGGLRFLGDMSTDSAAAWGASAFVAGLFLLPGGSKPRKAVARTLTAVIRSPGAGMVATIIVGTVAFFAVVTAVSAVPSWVPWRPPSQAIASLSASAQHSATGLIGGLVKSLLKDLGLGFLAFWGK from the coding sequence ATGACGAGCGAAACGGCGCGGGAGACGATGGAAAGACTCGGCCCTTACCGGCTGCTGCGCCGGCTCGGCGAGGGCGGCATGGGCATCGTCCACCTGAGCCTGGACGAGGAGGGCAGGCAGGTCGCGGTCAAGGTGCTGCACCCGCACGTGGCCGCCGACCTCAAGGCCCGCGACCGTCTGACCCGCGAGGTCGAGACCATGCGCCGGGTGCGCAGCCCGCGCGTGGCCGCGGTGCTCGACGCCGAGCTCGTCGGGCGCACTCCCTACATCGTGACCAGGTTCGCCCCGGGCCGCACGCTGGAGGAGACCGTGCTGACCGACGGGCCCCTGCCGGCGGCGGGGGTCGTACGGCTGGCGCGGGGGCTGTGCGAGGCGCTGATCGCGATCCACGCGGCGGACGTGATCCACCGGGACATCAAGCCCGCGAACGTCATGCTCGTGGACGGCGACCCGCTGGTGATCGACTTCGGCATCGCCCACCTGGTCAACGCGACGCGGCTGACCCAGACCGGCATGTTCGTCGGCACCCCGGGCTACCTGGCCCCCGAGATCATCAGGGACGAGGAGATCACGCAGGCGGCGGACGTGCACGCGCTGGCCGCCACGGTGTTCTTCGGCGCGACCGGCAAGCCGCCGTACGGCACGGGCTCGTTCGAGTCGGTCTGCTACAACATCATGGAGGGCCGGGCCAACATCGACCAGGCCCCGGTCTGGCTGCGCGGCTGGCTGCGCGCGGCGCTCGCGGTCGAGCCCGGCTCGCGTCCCGACGCCCGGCGCCTGCTGGCGATGAGCCGGTCGCTGGACCCGACCCTGACCGCGCTGCAGGAGACCCCGGCGCGCGGCGGCGACACCCGCAAGCTCGGCGGCTCGCCCGGCAACGGGCAGAGCGCGGGCCGGGTGCGCGGCGTCATGGCCCCGCCCGCTCCCGGCGCGGACGACCGCACGCGCGCCCTGGACGAGGGCGCTCCCGTCCTCGGCGACGGCACCCGTGTCCTGGACGACGGCACCCGTGTGCTCGGCGACGGCACCCGGGTGCTGAGCGACGGGACGCGCGTCCTGGACGAGGCCGCCGTGGAGGAGGGGCCGCGGACCACGCGGGAGAAGCTCGCCAAGGACGACAGCTTCTCCGACCTGCTTCCGCCGGTGCGCTACGCCGAGCCCGAGCGCCGGCGCGGCCGGGTGACGGCGTCCGCCTCCTCCCCGCCCGCCACCTCGCCGCCCCCCGCGCCGCCGCCCGCCTCCCCGGCCGCGTTCGCGCCGCCTCCGGCCTACCCGCCCGCCCCGTACGGCCCGCCGCCGTACCCGGACCAGCGGGTCGCCTACCCGCCGCCTCCGCCCGCGCCGGGCGCGACCCGGGGCTCGGCGCCGCCGCCGACCGCGCCCCGGCCGTACCAGCCCGAGCCCTACCGGCCCGATCCGCGTCGCGGCCCCGAGGGCGAGGCCAGGCCCGACCGTCCCCGCTACCGCGCCGGACACCCTGTGCTCGCCGCGGCGCTGCTGGTGGTCGCGGTCACCGGCGCGCGCCTGCTGCCCGTGCTGGTCGGCGTCTTCATGGTGGTCGTGGTGCTGTGCCTGCGCGTCGGCGAGAACCTGTGGGGAGACCTGGCCGAGCGCCGCTCGGTGCGGGGGAGCAGCGCGAGCGATCCTCTGCTGGCCGTGCTGGGCACCCCGTGGGCGCTGGTGAAGGCGACGCTGGCCACGATCGTGATCACGCCGCTGGCGGCGATGCTCGGCGTCTGCGTCTGGGGCGGGCTGCGCTTCCTCGGCGACATGAGCACCGATTCCGCGGCGGCCTGGGGGGCCTCGGCGTTCGTCGCCGGGCTGTTCCTGCTGCCCGGGGGGAGCAAGCCCCGCAAGGCGGTGGCCCGCACGCTGACCGCGGTGATCCGCAGCCCGGGGGCGGGCATGGTGGCGACGATCATCGTGGGCACCGTGGCGTTCTTCGCGGTGGTGACGGCCGTCTCCGCGGTGCCGTCGTGGGTGCCCTGGCGGCCGCCGTCGCAGGCCATCGCGTCGCTGAGCGCGTCGGCCCAGCACAGCGCGACGGGGCTGATCGGGGGCTTGGTCAAGAGCCTTTTGAAGGACCTGGGCCTTGGTTTTCTGGCGTTCTGGGGGAAATGA
- a CDS encoding ArsR family transcriptional regulator — translation MARLYLAADREFSISEFAAALAHPVSTTQREADRLVGAGLLRERRIGRTRLLQANTEAASYRPLTQLLAVSFGAPAIIGEQFAGIAGIRELVIFGSWAARYHGEPGPQPRDVDLLVIGCPSRGDVYDSAERAEQRIGLSVDPVIRSVSAWESGQDGLVRQIKGSRMFEITHSPRGDDSSAVDPG, via the coding sequence TTGGCGCGCCTGTATCTCGCGGCCGACCGGGAGTTCTCGATCAGCGAGTTCGCCGCGGCTCTCGCCCATCCCGTCAGCACGACGCAGCGTGAAGCCGATCGGCTGGTAGGGGCCGGACTGCTGCGGGAACGAAGGATCGGACGGACGCGACTGCTCCAGGCCAACACCGAGGCGGCCAGTTATCGACCCCTGACCCAGCTCCTCGCCGTCTCGTTCGGCGCCCCTGCCATCATCGGCGAGCAGTTCGCCGGCATCGCGGGCATTCGCGAACTGGTGATCTTCGGTTCCTGGGCGGCCAGATACCATGGCGAGCCCGGTCCCCAGCCTCGCGACGTCGACCTGCTCGTCATCGGCTGCCCTTCCCGGGGGGACGTGTACGACTCCGCCGAACGCGCCGAGCAGCGCATAGGACTTTCCGTCGATCCCGTGATACGCAGCGTGTCCGCGTGGGAGTCCGGCCAGGACGGGCTGGTCCGACAGATCAAGGGATCCCGCATGTTCGAGATCACACATTCTCCAAGAGGGGACGACTCCAGTGCGGTGGACCCTGGGTGA
- a CDS encoding M55 family metallopeptidase, with translation MSVDMEGVTGLTDPEEMHAGGRGYERGCELMTADANAVIAGACEAGATSVVVNDAHGSTKNLRIDLLDPRASLIRGPGKPMRMGQGLDGDCQAAIFAGYHARAGVQHGVLNHTWMGKEILNVYLNGEVCGETALVAGYAGFLGVPVALVTGDEAVCEEARALLGDVETVAVKKGIDRFSAELLTPSAAHTLIREGAARALSRLSDFRPYVVPAPFTLGVEWNSTAIAAGCSLVPGTRQAGPRHTEFTTEDFRDIMALLGLFATIAGRVACDSGRYG, from the coding sequence GTGTCGGTCGATATGGAGGGCGTGACCGGGCTCACCGACCCGGAGGAGATGCACGCCGGTGGCCGCGGCTACGAGCGCGGCTGCGAGCTCATGACCGCCGACGCCAACGCCGTCATCGCCGGGGCCTGCGAGGCGGGCGCGACGTCGGTGGTCGTCAACGACGCCCACGGCTCCACCAAGAACCTCCGGATCGACCTGCTCGACCCGCGCGCGTCCCTGATCCGCGGTCCAGGAAAGCCGATGCGCATGGGCCAGGGCCTGGACGGTGACTGCCAGGCCGCGATCTTCGCCGGGTACCACGCCCGCGCGGGCGTCCAGCACGGCGTGCTCAACCACACCTGGATGGGCAAGGAGATCCTGAACGTCTACCTCAACGGCGAGGTGTGCGGCGAGACCGCGCTGGTGGCCGGGTACGCCGGCTTCCTCGGCGTGCCGGTGGCGCTGGTGACCGGCGACGAGGCCGTGTGCGAGGAGGCCCGCGCGCTGCTCGGGGACGTCGAGACCGTCGCGGTCAAGAAGGGCATCGACCGGTTCTCCGCCGAGCTGCTCACGCCGAGCGCCGCGCACACCCTCATCCGCGAGGGCGCGGCCCGCGCGCTGAGCCGCCTGAGCGACTTCCGCCCGTACGTCGTCCCCGCGCCGTTCACGCTCGGCGTGGAATGGAACTCGACGGCCATCGCCGCCGGGTGTTCGCTGGTCCCCGGCACGCGGCAGGCCGGCCCCCGGCACACCGAGTTCACCACCGAGGACTTCCGCGACATCATGGCGCTGCTCGGCCTGTTCGCGACGATCGCCGGCCGGGTGGCCTGCGACAGCGGGCGGTACGGCTGA
- a CDS encoding enoyl-CoA hydratase/isomerase family protein yields MGEFVRVESAGGIATIRLDRPKMNAINIQMQAELGDAARQVDADPGIRAVVIYGGERSFAAGVDIKEMAHMGYAEMSAHSGGLQACFTAVAKIGKPVIAAVTGYALGGGCELALCADFRVAGEGAKLGQPEIALGIIPGAGGTQRLPRLIGPARAKDLVFTGRHVDAAESLAIGLVDKVVPDADVYTASLALAERFADAPPLALRAAKQAIDHGLETDLDTGLEIERLHFSALFATEDAHTGLKAFTEKTKPTFTGR; encoded by the coding sequence ATGGGAGAGTTCGTACGCGTCGAGTCCGCCGGCGGCATCGCGACCATCCGGCTCGACCGGCCGAAGATGAACGCCATCAACATCCAGATGCAGGCCGAGCTCGGCGACGCCGCCCGTCAGGTGGACGCCGACCCCGGCATCCGCGCCGTCGTCATCTACGGCGGGGAGCGGTCGTTCGCGGCCGGTGTGGACATCAAGGAGATGGCCCACATGGGGTACGCCGAGATGTCCGCCCATTCCGGCGGCCTCCAGGCGTGCTTCACCGCCGTCGCCAAGATCGGCAAGCCCGTCATCGCGGCCGTCACGGGGTACGCCCTGGGCGGCGGCTGCGAGCTGGCCCTGTGCGCCGACTTCCGCGTCGCCGGAGAGGGCGCCAAGCTCGGCCAGCCCGAGATCGCCCTCGGCATCATCCCCGGCGCCGGCGGCACCCAGCGCCTGCCCCGCCTGATCGGCCCCGCCCGCGCCAAGGACCTCGTCTTCACCGGCCGCCACGTCGACGCCGCCGAGTCCCTCGCCATCGGCCTGGTCGACAAGGTCGTCCCCGACGCCGACGTCTACACCGCGTCCCTCGCCCTGGCCGAGCGCTTCGCCGACGCCCCGCCCCTGGCCCTCCGCGCCGCCAAGCAGGCCATCGACCACGGCCTCGAAACCGACCTCGACACCGGCCTCGAAATAGAACGCCTCCACTTCTCCGCCCTCTTCGCCACCGAAGACGCCCACACCGGCCTGAAGGCTTTCACCGAAAAAACCAAGCCCACTTTCACCGGCCGCTGA
- a CDS encoding serine/threonine-protein kinase, whose amino-acid sequence MKHDDRLGPYRLLRRLGEGGMGVVHLALDSQGRQVAVKVLRAEVTQDDVARRRLAREVETMRRVRSRNIAEVLDADVTGSRPYIVTRYVPGMPLDDTVKRDGALAVGALVRVAHGVAEALAAVHAAGVIHRDLKPGNVLLLDGEPVLIDFGIAQAVDATRLTQTGMFIGTPGYLAPEIIEGHEAGPEVDVHAWAGTVLYAATGQPPFGKGTLEMIFYNITAGRANVDAAPALLRPLLRAAFHRDPAKRPTAAQLATQLVRLVPPRGGRANVPDDIMTVPDMGEGQPHLGPPPGTRPVRTGPSPAGGPLTSNPAAGTPVAGPLGTGTPVAGPSGATPLTGPAGVPVAGSPATGLTGSPVAGPPTGQGPAVPPRTGHSLLSDTGHSLLPGPATGAAGVPASGPGGPREAVGTQAGEYVSLLGDVPQGAGPGDPWPTVRVTGEELRDVGLSREAPTVRPGPGVDAARAAEGDLPTRFAPPAPSRPWTEARPGSYDQGEVPTRRVRPGEVDAAGHRSPPGATPGQAPRHTPGTASPQAPGSASPHAPGSAGSHASGSASPHAPGTGAQQGYGVPRDRATGAAPAQGRHAAGQPPRSYHQALFEASPDIFEKTPHVRQQQVPAYPPTVRLPSDAQDLAAGALASGPVYGVASLFTLLIVIGAAVAAPVIVAALVVVAAVLLRAADIAQPGLNAARPLKAAAGDVLRVLGRPGALVKSVGLTVALLPYGLILGVPVALVLAFLARSVPMGTVLSWGVAVSLAVVCAGPGVVGPGRQLTRTFASASPSKGAAVAVTCVLGVLAAGAALYAVVSLVRPIGDAVWSPVDMSELLERLGELRGKA is encoded by the coding sequence ATGAAACATGACGACCGATTGGGCCCTTACCGGCTGCTCCGGCGGCTCGGCGAGGGCGGCATGGGCGTGGTGCACCTCGCACTCGACTCCCAGGGGCGGCAGGTCGCCGTCAAGGTGCTGCGCGCCGAGGTGACCCAGGACGACGTCGCGCGCCGCAGGCTCGCGCGCGAGGTCGAGACCATGCGGCGCGTGCGCAGCCGCAACATCGCCGAGGTGCTCGACGCCGACGTGACCGGCAGCCGTCCCTACATCGTGACCCGGTACGTGCCGGGAATGCCCCTGGACGACACGGTCAAACGTGACGGCGCCCTCGCGGTGGGCGCGCTGGTGCGGGTGGCGCACGGCGTGGCCGAGGCGCTGGCGGCCGTGCACGCGGCCGGGGTCATCCACCGCGACCTCAAGCCGGGCAACGTCCTGCTGCTGGACGGGGAACCCGTCCTCATCGACTTCGGCATCGCGCAGGCCGTCGACGCCACCCGGCTCACCCAGACCGGCATGTTCATCGGCACCCCCGGGTACCTCGCGCCGGAGATCATCGAGGGTCACGAGGCCGGGCCCGAGGTGGACGTGCACGCCTGGGCGGGCACCGTGCTCTACGCGGCGACGGGCCAGCCGCCCTTCGGCAAGGGCACGCTGGAGATGATCTTCTACAACATCACGGCGGGACGGGCCAACGTCGACGCCGCGCCCGCGCTGCTGCGCCCGCTGCTGCGCGCCGCCTTCCACCGCGACCCGGCCAAGCGTCCCACGGCGGCCCAGCTCGCCACCCAGCTCGTCCGGCTGGTCCCCCCGCGCGGGGGCCGCGCGAACGTCCCCGACGACATCATGACGGTCCCGGACATGGGGGAAGGCCAGCCCCACCTGGGCCCGCCCCCGGGCACCCGCCCGGTGCGCACGGGGCCGTCCCCCGCGGGCGGCCCCCTCACGAGCAACCCGGCCGCGGGCACTCCCGTCGCCGGTCCGTTGGGGACGGGGACTCCTGTCGCGGGTCCGTCGGGCGCGACTCCGCTCACGGGGCCCGCGGGCGTCCCGGTCGCGGGCTCGCCGGCCACCGGGCTCACCGGGTCGCCGGTCGCGGGCCCGCCCACGGGCCAGGGCCCCGCCGTGCCGCCGCGCACCGGACACTCCCTGCTGTCCGACACCGGACATTCCCTCCTGCCCGGCCCGGCCACCGGAGCCGCCGGCGTTCCCGCGTCCGGGCCCGGGGGGCCCAGGGAGGCCGTGGGGACGCAGGCGGGGGAGTACGTCTCGCTGCTCGGCGACGTGCCCCAGGGGGCCGGTCCCGGCGACCCGTGGCCGACGGTCCGGGTCACCGGCGAGGAACTGCGCGACGTGGGGCTGTCCCGCGAGGCGCCGACCGTACGCCCGGGCCCGGGCGTCGACGCCGCACGGGCCGCCGAGGGCGATCTGCCCACGCGCTTTGCGCCGCCCGCGCCGTCCCGCCCGTGGACCGAGGCCCGGCCCGGCTCCTACGACCAGGGCGAGGTGCCCACCCGCCGGGTGCGGCCCGGCGAGGTGGACGCGGCCGGGCACCGCTCCCCGCCGGGCGCCACGCCCGGCCAGGCGCCCCGGCACACCCCCGGCACCGCCTCCCCTCAGGCGCCCGGCTCCGCGTCCCCGCACGCCCCTGGTTCCGCGGGCTCGCACGCCTCCGGTTCCGCGTCCCCCCACGCTCCGGGCACCGGCGCGCAGCAGGGGTACGGCGTGCCGCGCGACCGGGCTACCGGGGCCGCTCCGGCGCAGGGGCGGCACGCCGCCGGTCAGCCGCCGAGGTCCTACCACCAGGCGCTGTTCGAGGCGTCGCCCGACATCTTCGAGAAGACGCCGCACGTCCGCCAGCAGCAGGTCCCGGCGTACCCCCCCACGGTGCGCCTGCCCTCGGACGCGCAGGATCTGGCCGCCGGGGCCCTGGCCTCCGGACCGGTGTACGGCGTGGCGAGCCTGTTCACGTTGCTCATCGTCATCGGCGCAGCCGTGGCGGCGCCCGTGATCGTCGCCGCGCTGGTGGTCGTGGCCGCCGTGCTGCTGCGCGCCGCCGACATCGCCCAGCCCGGCCTGAACGCCGCGCGCCCGCTCAAGGCGGCCGCGGGGGACGTGCTGCGCGTGCTCGGACGGCCGGGCGCGCTCGTCAAATCCGTCGGCCTCACCGTCGCGCTCCTGCCGTACGGTCTGATCCTCGGGGTGCCCGTCGCGCTCGTGCTGGCGTTCCTGGCCAGGTCCGTCCCGATGGGGACGGTCCTGAGCTGGGGGGTCGCGGTCAGCCTCGCGGTCGTCTGCGCCGGGCCCGGCGTGGTGGGTCCTGGCCGCCAGCTCACCAGGACGTTCGCCTCCGCTTCGCCCTCCAAGGGCGCGGCGGTCGCCGTAACCTGCGTGCTCGGGGTCCTGGCCGCCGGCGCGGCGCTGTATGCCGTCGTCTCGCTCGTCAGGCCGATCGGCGATGCAGTCTGGAGTCCAGTGGACATGAGCGAGTTGCTGGAGAGGCTCGGCGAGCTTCGAGGGAAGGCATGA
- a CDS encoding DUF6395 domain-containing protein: MTDGQEVELATDSCRVRTPRSADPGSVHPDLLALAAWTVVAPWARGRIEFDRPVSAGFAEALYGGWGIEVGPVGAPGARQGSRLAISYSGGADSVAVAALLPEAPLVHFRRVSHPRIPNRWTHYRSDVLAGLAVKTGRDVTVVESDLEFLLKSPRPGYPEHHAVTVGALLSADAMDLGGIALGYEIGSRWLGGGRYVHRYTPDNPMWSGHGPWGRLFAAAGLPIVLPVAGISEAMTMRIALNSELKDQVRWCLRGDMNGPCGRCGKCLYKELIQAAIERRPMRTAITADRPVARKWQQPPPYGGQEMIEYGCAHVPGIEGTPFARAAEYLQATRESTAWLERCYPPAVEEVPEPWRKTIEAIMVRDFGYMGTDDIERVENWGRR; the protein is encoded by the coding sequence GTGACCGATGGGCAGGAGGTCGAGTTGGCGACCGACTCCTGCCGGGTTCGTACGCCGCGGTCGGCCGATCCCGGGTCCGTGCATCCTGATCTGCTCGCGCTCGCCGCGTGGACGGTCGTCGCGCCCTGGGCCCGGGGGAGGATCGAGTTCGATCGGCCCGTGTCCGCGGGGTTCGCCGAGGCTTTGTACGGCGGATGGGGGATCGAGGTCGGACCGGTCGGCGCGCCTGGGGCCCGGCAGGGGAGCCGGCTGGCGATCTCCTACAGCGGTGGGGCGGATTCGGTGGCGGTGGCGGCGTTGCTGCCGGAGGCGCCGCTTGTTCACTTTCGACGGGTGAGCCATCCCCGGATTCCGAATCGCTGGACGCATTATCGGTCCGATGTGCTGGCCGGGTTGGCGGTCAAGACGGGGCGGGACGTCACCGTCGTGGAGTCGGATCTGGAGTTCCTGCTCAAGAGTCCTCGTCCCGGATATCCCGAGCACCACGCGGTGACGGTCGGCGCGCTGCTGTCGGCCGACGCGATGGATCTCGGGGGGATCGCGCTCGGGTACGAGATCGGGTCCCGGTGGCTGGGCGGGGGCCGGTACGTGCACCGCTACACGCCCGACAACCCGATGTGGTCGGGGCACGGTCCGTGGGGGCGGTTGTTCGCCGCCGCGGGGCTGCCGATCGTGTTGCCCGTGGCGGGGATCAGCGAGGCGATGACGATGCGGATCGCCCTGAACTCGGAACTCAAGGATCAGGTGCGGTGGTGCCTGCGCGGCGACATGAACGGCCCGTGCGGGCGGTGCGGGAAGTGCCTGTACAAGGAGTTGATCCAGGCGGCGATCGAGCGGCGGCCGATGCGGACCGCGATCACCGCCGACCGTCCGGTGGCGCGCAAGTGGCAGCAGCCCCCGCCGTACGGCGGCCAGGAGATGATCGAGTACGGCTGCGCGCACGTCCCCGGGATCGAGGGCACGCCGTTCGCCAGGGCCGCCGAGTACCTTCAGGCGACGCGGGAGTCCACGGCGTGGCTGGAGCGGTGCTACCCTCCGGCCGTCGAGGAGGTGCCGGAACCGTGGCGGAAGACCATCGAGGCGATCATGGTCCGGGATTTCGGCTATATGGGCACTGACGACATCGAAAGGGTGGAAAACTGGGGACGGCGATGA
- a CDS encoding flavin monoamine oxidase family protein, translating to MEESEGLPRRAADGLTRRALLVGIGAAGGAGAMYAAMGVLGLAPSETTTPVPATGGASAPTPYVPPQRSDFALRGGRPATVLVLGAGVAGLACAYELGKAGYHCTVLEARDGIGGRSLTLRGGDTLSELAANPAQQAVSGLDGRPAAGGASAAAPTAPGALGETQRVGFGAGTYFNAGPARIAQWMVTLDYCRELGVPLEVFVNTNASAYLLTEGMRRPVRVRTARADAYGYISELLAKATDAGALDARLTQADKEGLLDFLSHFGDIGPEHEYTGGERRGFRVDPGVRPGADLGTPPPLTRLLSERLGRVLTMDAGYDQAMPMFQPVGGMDAIVRALAARVGEGRVRTGARVTRIMNRPDGVEVTIEGAGVLRADYCVATLPPHVMARISGNLGADVVAALATPVPMSAGKLGLEYRRRWWEIEDRIYGGATETDLDIGHIWYPSYGFHGERGLVVGYYNTAVDAQTYDDLPHARRLRQALAQGAKVHGPAYAKGILASVSIAWRRQPHIEGAWVSWPSRNGFSLLQRPAGRVYFAGDWLTQLIAWQAGAFESARKVVTELHHRVLKEA from the coding sequence ATGGAGGAGAGCGAAGGGTTACCGCGCCGCGCCGCGGACGGTCTGACGCGGCGTGCCCTGCTCGTCGGCATCGGCGCGGCGGGCGGCGCGGGCGCGATGTACGCGGCGATGGGCGTGCTCGGCCTCGCGCCGTCGGAGACCACGACCCCGGTGCCCGCGACGGGCGGCGCGTCCGCGCCGACGCCGTACGTGCCGCCGCAGCGGTCGGACTTCGCGCTGCGCGGCGGGCGTCCGGCGACGGTGCTCGTGCTGGGCGCGGGGGTGGCGGGGCTGGCGTGCGCGTACGAGCTCGGCAAGGCTGGATACCACTGCACGGTCCTGGAGGCGCGGGACGGGATCGGCGGGCGCAGCCTCACCCTGCGCGGCGGGGACACCCTGAGCGAACTGGCCGCGAACCCGGCCCAGCAGGCGGTGAGCGGTCTGGATGGACGGCCCGCGGCGGGCGGGGCGAGCGCCGCGGCACCGACGGCGCCCGGCGCGCTGGGCGAGACGCAGCGGGTGGGCTTCGGCGCGGGGACGTACTTCAACGCGGGCCCGGCCCGTATCGCGCAGTGGATGGTGACGCTCGACTACTGCCGCGAGCTGGGCGTGCCCCTGGAGGTGTTCGTCAACACCAACGCCTCCGCCTATCTCCTCACCGAGGGGATGCGGCGGCCGGTGCGCGTCCGCACGGCCCGTGCCGACGCCTACGGATACATCTCCGAGCTGCTGGCCAAGGCCACCGACGCCGGAGCGCTCGACGCCCGGCTCACCCAGGCCGACAAAGAGGGCCTGCTGGACTTCCTCTCCCACTTCGGCGACATCGGCCCCGAGCACGAGTACACCGGGGGCGAGCGCCGGGGGTTCCGCGTCGATCCGGGGGTGCGGCCGGGCGCCGATCTCGGGACGCCGCCCCCGCTGACCCGGCTGCTCAGCGAGCGCCTCGGCCGGGTGCTCACCATGGACGCGGGCTACGACCAGGCGATGCCGATGTTCCAGCCGGTCGGCGGCATGGACGCGATCGTGCGCGCGCTGGCGGCCCGCGTCGGGGAGGGCCGCGTCAGGACCGGCGCCCGCGTCACGCGGATCATGAACAGGCCGGACGGCGTGGAGGTGACGATCGAGGGCGCCGGCGTCCTGCGGGCGGACTACTGCGTCGCTACCCTGCCCCCGCACGTCATGGCGAGGATCTCCGGCAACCTCGGGGCCGACGTCGTCGCCGCGCTGGCCACGCCGGTGCCGATGTCGGCGGGCAAACTGGGGCTGGAGTACCGCCGGCGCTGGTGGGAGATCGAGGACCGCATCTACGGCGGCGCCACCGAGACCGACCTGGACATCGGGCACATCTGGTACCCGTCGTACGGGTTCCACGGCGAGCGGGGCCTGGTCGTCGGCTACTACAACACCGCCGTCGACGCCCAGACCTACGACGACCTGCCCCACGCCCGGCGGCTGCGGCAGGCGCTGGCCCAGGGGGCGAAGGTCCACGGCCCGGCGTACGCCAAGGGGATTCTGGCCTCGGTGTCGATCGCCTGGCGGCGCCAGCCGCACATCGAGGGCGCGTGGGTGAGCTGGCCGTCGAGGAACGGCTTCTCGCTGCTCCAGCGCCCGGCCGGGCGGGTCTACTTCGCCGGCGACTGGCTCACCCAGCTCATCGCGTGGCAGGCGGGCGCCTTCGAGTCCGCCCGTAAGGTGGTGACCGAGCTTCATCACCGCGTACTGAAGGAGGCATGA
- a CDS encoding YbaK/EbsC family protein codes for MGTLDWVPAKDRRDLLAAPVARAVDALTEDVVVTPIDPELADTAAFCERYEVALEDSANCVIVAAKRGGETRYAAVMVLATMRADVNGVIRRHLDARKTSFAPQEDAVEMSGMEFGGITPLGLPDDWPVLVDSEVARRPLVVIGSGIRGSKLALAGEALTRLKTAEVLSLAR; via the coding sequence CTGGGCACGCTCGACTGGGTGCCGGCGAAGGACCGGCGCGACCTGCTCGCCGCGCCCGTGGCCCGCGCCGTGGACGCCCTGACCGAGGACGTCGTGGTGACGCCGATCGACCCCGAGCTGGCCGACACCGCGGCCTTCTGCGAGCGGTACGAGGTGGCGCTGGAGGACTCGGCGAACTGCGTGATCGTGGCGGCCAAGCGGGGAGGCGAGACCCGGTACGCGGCCGTCATGGTGCTGGCCACCATGCGGGCCGACGTGAACGGGGTGATCCGCCGCCATCTGGACGCGCGCAAGACCTCCTTCGCCCCGCAGGAGGACGCCGTCGAGATGTCGGGCATGGAGTTCGGCGGCATCACGCCGCTCGGGCTGCCCGACGACTGGCCCGTGCTGGTGGACTCCGAGGTCGCGCGGCGGCCGCTGGTGGTCATCGGCAGCGGGATCCGCGGCTCGAAGCTGGCGCTCGCGGGGGAGGCCCTGACGCGGCTGAAGACCGCGGAGGTTCTGTCCCTCGCCAGGTAG